cccagagtttactcaaactcatgtccactgagtccataatgccatccaatcacctcatcctcttctcttcccgccttcaatctttcccagaatcagtcgtttcaaatgagtcagctcttcgcatcaggtggccaaagtattggagtttcagctgcaacatcagtccttccaatgaatattcaggactgttttcttttaggatggactggttggatctccttgcagtccaagggactctccagagtcttctccaacaccacagctcaaaagcatcaattcttcagcgctcagctttcgttatagtccaactctcacatccatacgtgactactggaaagatcatagccttgactagatagacctttgttgacaaagtaatgtctctgttttttaatatgctgtctagcttggtcataacttttcttccaaggagtaagcgtcttttaatttcatggctgcagtcaccatctgcagtgattttggagcccaagaaaataaagtcagccactgtttgtactgtttccccatctatttgccatgaagtgatgggaccaaatgccctattcttagttttctgaaatgttgagctttaagccaactttttcactctcctctttcactttcatcaagaggctctttagttcttcttcactttctgccataagggtggtgtcatctgtatatctgaggttattgatatttctcccagcaatcttgattccagcttgtgcttcatccagcccagcatttctcatgatgtactctgcatataagttaaataagcagggtgacaatatacagccttgatgtgttccttttcctatttggaaccagtctgtttttccatgtccagttctaactgttgcttcctgacctgcatacagatttctcaagaggcaggtcaggtggtctggtaatcccatctctttcagaatattccacagtttgtgatgatccacacagtcaaaggccttggcatagtcaataaagcagaaatagatgtttttctggaactcccttgctttttccattatccaacgaatgttggcaatttaatctctggttgttctgccttttctaaaaccaacttgaacatctgaaagttcatgtttcacgtattgttgaagcctggcttggagaactttgagcattattttactagcgtgtgagatgagtgcagttgtgcagtagtttgagcattcattggcattgcttttctttgggattggaatgaaaactgacctcttccagtcctgtggccactgctgagttttccaaatttgctggcatattgagtgcagcactttcacagcatcatcttttaggatttgaaatagctcaactggaattccatcacctgcactagctttgttcgtagtgatgcttcctaaggcccacttgactttgcattccaggatgtctggctctaggtgagtgatcacaccatcatgattatctgggtcctgaagatcttttttgtatagttcttctgtgtatgcttgccagctcttctgaatatcttctgtttctgttagatccataccatttctgtcctttatcttgcccatctttgcgtgaaatattcccttggtatctctaattttcttggagagatctgtagtctttcccattctattgttttcctctatttctttgcagtgatcagtgaggaaggctttcttatctctccttgctattgtttggaactctgcattcaaatgggtttctttccttttctcctttgcttttcgctcctcttcttttcacagctatttgtaaggtctccttagacagccattttacttttttgcatttcttttccttggagatggtcttgatccctgtctcctatacagtgtcataaacctttgtccatagtttatcaggcactccgtctatcagatctattccttACTTCTAcagtataatcgtaagggatttgatttaggtcatacctgaatggtctggtggttttccctactttcttcaatttaagttatCTCATTAAATCCTCTCAACAACTCTATGAGATGGGTAATATTGTTatgttctattttatagatggagaaattcAGACTCAGAGTtaaagtaacttgcctaaagtgacatgctatgcttagtcgctcagttgtgtccaactctttccgaccccatggattagcccttcaggctcctccatccatggggattctccaggcaggaattctggtgtgggttgccatgccctccaggggatcttcccaacccagggactgaacccaggtctcccacattgcaggcagatttttactgcctgagccgccagggaagtccaagaatactggagtgggtagccatcccttctctaggggatcttcccaaccataattaaaatatatgagaacTGGTATTCAAACCCAGGACCCTATTTAGACCCTCTGCCCTGACCCATATGCAGAGTACGGTCCTGGGGATGAAGTTCTGGGTCTGCCATGTAGCTTTAATACTAAACATTAGCATAAGCATCACTAAGTCTTTTCActtctctggacctcaatttcctcctctTGACCTGCCTGTCTCCCTTGGCCGTTCTGGGAACCAAATGGAATAATGTCAGTAAAAGCTGCCCCATTGGTTGTAAAGTTCTGGAACCCATGAGGGCTATTAACAATGTTGTTCTCACTATCGGCAAATCTCAGAGGTAAATCCCATCCCAACATAAACTCTAGGAGGGGCCACGAAGTCAATCCTGGGCGAATAGGGAGTCAATCCCTGCCTCGAGGGAAAGTACTCCAGCAGGCCTGGCTGAAAGGGAGGGTTAGGGGTTTAATTAGCCACAGCCCATCTgctaccaggctcttctctgcCAGCCAGGTTGGAAGACACATAGGGGACACCACGAGAGGCATCAAGGTAGACAGGACTTGGCAGGTGAGTGAGCTGGGAGTGATGTGCCAGAGCTCAGCAAAGACCAGAGTGTGGAGACAGGGCAAGGATGTGGGAAGGGGGGATAGAACTGGGACCAGGGATCAGGAAGACTGGTTGGATGTGCACAACAAGGAGGCAGCCAGGAGCCAGGTCTGCTGTGTgtgtgggcggggcggggggggggatgGGCTGTGGGAGCTTGGACCACATACCCTGCAGCTCTGTGTGCTCAGAGGTGGGATTCAAATTGTCCTGGTCAAGGCCTTCCATGGAAAGGCGAGGCTGATGGCAGCAGTAGCATTGGAGACACTAGCCTACTTGGGGTTTATAGTTGTTCCAGGTTCTTGTGTAACATTGCTTAAGCATTCTCTCTGCAGGACTCAGCAACCCCAGGGGgtcactgatgaaggaaatgagCTGCAGTTAGGAGCTGGGATGGGAATCTGGTCCTTTCTGACTCACAGTGCACACACTTGACCACTAAGTTCCTCAGGACATGCTGCAGATAAAGCCCCTGGCTGGCAGCAGGTGCTCACTAGCTGGGAGAGCCctcaccctcgccctctcccttTGGGTCATGGACCATGTGACATGTGCTCTGCCAGACACAGAGCGGACCCTTGGAAAAGGATTCATCAGATTAGAAACCCCTCCGAGTTCTTTTCCCCTAAACCCATCActacacagatgagaaaaccaagtgCTGGAGGATAGAGGGAATGAAAAGTTTCTGCCAAATTGAGAAGGCATTCTGAGACTGTAAAATGAGGCAGGCAGCTCCATATGATCAATGGATCTTTTTTTATAGGGTAACTTACAAGTTGGTTTTATTATAGGGTAACATCAGGATCAAGTGGACAACAATCTGGAAGCATTCATAGCTGCACTATGCACCATGGAGGGGCCACTGGGACAATTTTATAGTTAATCTAGGGCATGGGGGTAAGTGCTTGGAGACAGGATATGCATTCTTAAATCAAGATTAATGACTGGATGACTGGTCTCGTGAGAGCCGGGAGTACATCACAGAAGATTTTCAGCATTGTTTGGGGACTAACAGCATAGAGGCCACATGACCCTAATTATTAAGCAATATTTGTTAACTACAAAGCCCTTGATAACAGAGAAGTGGTTTACTGCACTGTACAATCCTGGTTAGGGTCAGTGGAAGGACAGGAGACACTGAAAGGGGTCAAGATGGTGTCGGTTTTGCTAACAGCCGTACACCAGAGTCACAAgaagtgagtggcagagctggtcCAGGAGCCAGGACTTCTGGTTGCTAAAGGCAGGGTTCTTCTACAGTAGGCTGACTCCAGAATGACCTGTGCTCTTACCCCTCACCAACCATTGCCTTAAACAAGGGTCTTGTTCCATATGCTGAAGGGAACAACTACTCCCTGGCAAGGTTGGATGATGGGAGAAGATGACGCACATGAAGCAAAGCATCAGGTTGGATCCTTGGTGATTCTCTATCCTTCCCTGTCCCCACCTGCACTGTAACATTCTCCTAGACAATCTCAACAAAGGAGGACCTGCTGGGGCAAGTTCTGTGTCCTGGGAAATAGTACCTATTaggtcctggtggctcagtggtaaagaattcgccctcaatgcaggagatgcaggttcgattcctggatcaggaagatctcctggagaaggaaatggcaagccactccagtattcttgcctgggaaatcccacagatggaggaaccgggcgggctacagaccacgcgatcacaaagagtcggacaagactaagcaattaagaacagcaacaaaagaccCTAAGCACGTGACTGCATCCCTCAGATGTGGTGCACAATCCAAAACAAAATGAGAACCTAACGTGTAAAATAGTGTAAGAAAGTCCAGCTAACTCTAGATATTTCCTAAGATCACCAACTGAATTGTGCTTTGAAAGATTAAGTGTCAAATTCTTTCCAAAAGTATTCTTGGTGCCCCTGCTTGGCTGGTGACCCAGCATATGCCTAGTCTGCCTGTTGGAGAGTCCAGCACCAGTTGGTGTGAAAAACCACATGCCACCTCTCCTTTGGGGGTCTCAGCATCCCTATCTCCATCTGCAAGGGGGAAGGGAACTTGACCTGACGGCTCCCGTAGGGCGCCTCTGGCTTCGGCTCCCTGCCTTTCTGCCCCTCCAATTCCCTGCTCTGCCTTACCCAGGGCCAGCAGCCAGAATTGAGCAGAAATGTCCAGGGCAGTGCAATCTACATTCCTTCAGGTGTGAAAAAAACCTGGTGACTGTACTTGTTGGACCAGGGTTCTGGTTAACTGAGAGTGAACCCTTTAATGTGGAGACAGTCAGGTCAGCCTCTTGCCAGGTCCTTGGTGTGACCTCTGAGGTTCTCTTTCcaggagcacacacacaggacagcTGTCCCTCCCTTGCTGATTTTGGACAATGCAGTTGCCAGTCCCCACTTCCAAATCCAGAAGCCAGGCTGTACAATCCAAATCCATCACAGAGCAAACTAGTGGATTTTTAACAGGTGGGCAAGACGTGTTGGAATTGAAGatataaaaaaactttttgttcCAGTCTGACATTCTATGATTGTAGGACATGAGAGGTGTTTGTAGCTAGTctgctttgcatttattttagaaGAGAAAGTAAGTAGCTGTTGTTCCTAAGAATTTCAAGGAAAGTTGCTTGATGACATCAATAGAGTTCAAAAAGCAGTGATAGAGTTGTAAACATAAAACTACCTGGACCGCTCATTAGAGGCTCATCCTGAAGTAGGGATGAGCCAAAATTGCCTCAGCAGTCCCTGAATTGACCCCAGCACACATTTAATGAACAACCTACGGtatgaggttttttgtatttggGCAGCTACAGTTTTCAGTTCTCTGGGTCCTTCCTATCTCTCATGACAGCTCCTTGTGTCTTCTCAGCTGGTATTTGGAAGAGCCCACAGCACAATTGGCAACAAAGAGCTAAATACAACACTGGCTGGTCAGTGGCAGCCAGGAGGAAGGATGTTGACAGACCCTAAAGGAGGAGAAGATGCCTCGTCAGCTTGGGCTGCATCAGGAAGAGGGCAGTCCCTCTGAAGGCATGGGTCCTTCCCATCACTGAAACATGAGTGAGAGAGCACCCAGAGGACTTGGCAGGGAGAGAAATCAGCAGAGTTGCTGAACCCGGAAAATGAAAGGGGAGCCCGTCTCTGGGTAATGAGTAGCCTGGGCAAGCAGCATGCTGcagaaaatattggaaaaatcAGCTCTTTCTAGTGATGTGGTAGAGTGATGTCACTTAGTAGAACTTGAAACAAGAGCAAAAGAAGAAGCAATGACATAGGAATCTTAAGCGATCATCTAAGATCTGATGCTCAAAAGATACTGTGGGACGTGGAGCAGAGAAGGAACAGAAGCTCTTTCAAGGCACTTATCATAGCTATAACTAATCGTTAACCAAGtgattggctttttaaaaaatatttatttattagtttggctcttctgggtctcagttgcCACATAGGGAATCTTCAtctcagtatgtgggatctaatcccctgaccagggattgaattcaggccCTCTGCATCGGGagtacagaatcttaaccaccggaccaccagggaaatcctatgtGGTTTGCTTTTAAACCCACCATCCTTCTACTAGAATTTAAGCCTTGTAAAGGCAGGGACCTTATGTGCCTTATTTACCTTCTCACAGCCTTGTGCACTGTAGGTACTTACTAAATACATTATGGAAGACGGAGAGTAAATTGTGGGTTAAGATGGAAGAATGATAGCCCCAGTCCTTTAAACTCAGTCAGAAATTATTTGGATTGCAATCATTGTACAGTGAGCTATACAGAATTCTCCTTCCAAACTTCTGTTTTATCTAGTTTCCAGATGCTCTGACTGCCTGTCACCCTGGTATATATCTCTCTCCCACCATGTATGCCTCAGCCTGTAATGGGTCAAAAGACTCTTCATCCATCTTCTATCTGGTGGGCATCCCCTCTCTACAAGATGTCTTCTTCCTCCCTGTCTTCTTCACCTTCTTATCCTTTTACCTGCTTATCCTGGTGGGTAATTCCCTGATCCTGGTGGCCGTGGTGATAGAGCCTAGACTCCATAaacccatgtacttcttcctgatCAACCTCTCAGCCCTGGACATCCTCTCCACTACAACCACTCTTCCAAAGATGCTATCCCTCCTCTTACTTGGGGACCACTACCTCAGTTTCTCTGCCTGCTTCCTGCAGATGTACCTTTTCCATGGCCTTAACTGCTCTGAAGCCTTCATCCTGGTggtcatggcctatgaccgctatgtggctaTCTGCCGCCCACTGCACTACCCTGTGCTCATGACCCCACAGACCAATGCTGCCCTGGCAGCCAGTGCCTGGCTCATCGCCCTCTTTCTGCCCATCCCAGCAGTGGTGCAGACCTCGCACATGACTTTTGAAAACATCGCTCACATTTACCACTGCTTCTGTGACCACTTAGCTGTGGTCCAGGCCTCCTGCTCTGACACCACACCCCAGACCTTCATGGGCTTCTGCATCGCCATGGTGGTGtccttcctgccccttctcctggTGCTTCTCTCCAGTGCCCACATCCTGGCCTCAGTGCTTCGCATCAGCTCCCGAGAAGGACGCTccaaagccttctccacctgcagcTCCCACCTCCTGGTGGTTGGCACTTACTACTCATCCATTGCCATAGCCCACGTGGCCTACAgggctgacctgcctcttgacttCCACATCGTGGGCAACGTGGTGTTTGCTATTCTCACACCTGTCCCCAACCCTCTCATCTACACGCTGAGGAACAAGGATGTCAAAGCAGCCATCACCAAAATAGCATGTCCCCAAGACCTAGGGCATTCTGAGGACCTTTGATCCTTAGATATAGTTAATCCTGCACCCAGGATACCTGTGTGTTAAGAGAGAAtgccataaaaaaatttttttgaaggaaagaatgacatagcaagACCAAAAATGCACTATTGGAGCTTCCCtttccaaaattaatgaaaagCTAAGTAATGAAATCAATCCTTTTGTGGAAAGAAATAAGAATGTCAGATACAGTATgtaaagtatctttttaaaagtatcaattagATTTTTTAACATAATAGGTCTAAAGTAAGAATAAAGACAGGAATGCAGACAAAGTAGTCATTAAGACATAGATAGACATGTAGATCAATGAAATAcagcagagagcccagaaacagaccctTGAATATACGGGCAATTGATATATAAGTGACACTGTAGATCAGTGTATGACAGTATTATAACTATCAGATATCCACTTGTCAAAAGATGAAATCTGTCTCTTACCTCAAACACACATAAAAATTCATctcagattccttaaaaaactggaaatagaactgccatattacccagcaatcccactcctgggcatacacaccgaggaaaccagatctgaaagagacacgtgcaccccaatgttcatcgcagcactgtttataattgccaggacatggaagcaacctagatgcccatcagcagacgaatggataaggaagctgtggtacatatacacaatggaatattactcagccattaaaaagaattcatttgaatcagttctaatgagatggatgaaactggagcccattatacagggtgaagtaagccagaaagataaagaccattacagtatactaacacatatatatggaatttaaaaagatggtaatgataaccctatatgcaaaacagaaaaagagacacaaatgtacagaacagactttgggactctatgggagaaggcgagggtgggatattctgagagaacagcattgaaacaaatatactatcaagtgtgaaacagatcaccagcccaggttggatgcatgagacaagtgctcggggctggtgcactgggaagacccagagggattggatgaggagggaggcgggaggggggatcgggatggggaacacatgtaaatccatggctgattcatgtcaatgtatggcaaaaaccactacaatattgtaaagtaattagctttcaactaataaaaataaatgaaaaaaaaaataaaatctatttgataaatttaaaaaaataataaataaataaaaacactttcttggtcaaaaaaaaaattaatctcaaccTAAATAGGAAAGGTAGAACTATACAACTGTGTAGGAGACTATAGTCctgatcttggagaaggaaagtaTTTCTTAAGTAAGATTTTTAATACTctaaatgtagagaaaaaaacataaatttgactgccttaaaatataatatttctatTCATCCAAAAGCACCAAAAAGAGATTGGAAAGCCAGGCTACAGAACAAAAGAAGTTATTTCTTATGTATATTACCAACAAAAAGACTCAAGATTCATAACCAGGATATACAGAAAatcaaatcaattttttaaacaggtagtca
This sequence is a window from Odocoileus virginianus isolate 20LAN1187 ecotype Illinois chromosome 10, Ovbor_1.2, whole genome shotgun sequence. Protein-coding genes within it:
- the LOC110150595 gene encoding olfactory receptor 2AT4-like; the protein is MYASACNGSKDSSSIFYLVGIPSLQDVFFLPVFFTFLSFYLLILVGNSLILVAVVIEPRLHKPMYFFLINLSALDILSTTTTLPKMLSLLLLGDHYLSFSACFLQMYLFHGLNCSEAFILVVMAYDRYVAICRPLHYPVLMTPQTNAALAASAWLIALFLPIPAVVQTSHMTFENIAHIYHCFCDHLAVVQASCSDTTPQTFMGFCIAMVVSFLPLLLVLLSSAHILASVLRISSREGRSKAFSTCSSHLLVVGTYYSSIAIAHVAYRADLPLDFHIVGNVVFAILTPVPNPLIYTLRNKDVKAAITKIACPQDLGHSEDL